In one Candidatus Hydrogenedentota bacterium genomic region, the following are encoded:
- a CDS encoding TrkA family potassium uptake protein — protein MKRTFAVVGLGTLGAQLVRSLYEGGADVIALDKDEDAVSRVKDTSTQAICVDVANEQALDDAGVFEVDVAILALRRNFEITVLGAFMCKKRGVQEIIVHVDSDLEAQVVRAIGATSVVFPERDLARYLAEKLLHPKLTDHVSLGHDVDIAELQCPQRWVGKTLADLRIRKKHDVVVVAIRQDDANQDVQIVPSPDEPLRAGNVLVVLGRSKALDAFVSSFGE, from the coding sequence ATGAAACGCACCTTTGCCGTAGTCGGCCTAGGCACGCTTGGCGCGCAGCTTGTACGATCGCTGTACGAAGGCGGCGCCGATGTAATCGCGCTCGACAAAGACGAGGACGCTGTCAGCCGCGTGAAGGACACGTCGACGCAGGCGATTTGCGTTGACGTCGCCAATGAACAGGCGTTGGACGATGCGGGCGTATTCGAGGTGGACGTGGCGATTCTTGCATTGCGGCGGAATTTCGAGATAACGGTACTGGGCGCGTTTATGTGCAAGAAGCGCGGAGTCCAGGAGATCATCGTGCACGTCGATTCGGACCTCGAAGCGCAGGTGGTCCGCGCGATCGGCGCGACATCCGTCGTGTTTCCGGAACGCGATCTAGCGCGGTATCTCGCGGAAAAACTGCTACACCCCAAACTCACCGACCACGTGTCGCTCGGCCACGATGTCGATATTGCCGAACTGCAATGTCCCCAACGCTGGGTGGGAAAGACGCTCGCTGACTTGCGTATCCGAAAGAAACACGACGTTGTCGTGGTCGCCATTCGCCAGGACGATGCTAATCAGGACGTCCAGATCGTTCCGTCGCCCGATGAACCGCTGCGGGCAGGAAATGTACTCGTGGTATTGGGCAGGTCGAAGGCGCTTGACGCGTTTGTTTCGAGTTTCGGCGAGTAG
- a CDS encoding type II toxin-antitoxin system PemK/MazF family toxin has product MEGSEQAGQRPAIILSPDLINHHSPVVIVASVTSKKTDRVHPSEVRIEAGQAGLKIRSKVLLMQIRSIDKRRIVGKYGKVGSSIMQEIEEALRIAVGLTPF; this is encoded by the coding sequence GTGGAAGGGTCCGAACAAGCAGGGCAGCGTCCCGCGATAATTCTCTCGCCCGACCTCATAAACCACCACTCACCCGTAGTTATCGTGGCTTCGGTAACCAGCAAAAAGACCGATCGCGTGCATCCGTCTGAGGTTCGAATTGAAGCAGGGCAAGCGGGCCTGAAGATTCGGTCCAAAGTTTTGCTCATGCAAATCCGATCGATTGATAAACGAAGAATTGTCGGGAAGTACGGAAAGGTCGGCTCGAGCATCATGCAAGAGATTGAGGAAGCCCTTAGAATAGCCGTTGGACTTACTCCTTTTTAG